A part of Diachasmimorpha longicaudata isolate KC_UGA_2023 chromosome 11, iyDiaLong2, whole genome shotgun sequence genomic DNA contains:
- the Vamp7 gene encoding vesicle-associated membrane protein 7, whose amino-acid sequence MPLLYSVVARGPTVLAKYASCSGNFEEVTEQILSKIPPQNDKLTYSQGPYLFHYICEDRIIYMCISDDDFQRSRAFLFLNEIKRRFQASYGPGAQAALAYAMNTEFSRVLANEMRHYSESKDIDTLSKVHGELDELKDIMVRNIDNIAMRGERLELLVNKTENLTASSVTFRKTSRNLARSLFWKNIKIYAIVGAVLIVGVYFIVSMFCGGLAWQKCVGN is encoded by the exons ATGCCACTGCTGTACAGTGTCGTTGCACGTGGGCCCACAGTGCTGGCCAAGTATGCCTCATGCTCTGGAAACTTCGAGGAAGTGACTGAACAAATTCTTTCAAAAATACCACCCCAGAATGACAAACTCACCTACTCTCAAGGACCCTATCTCTTTCACTACATCTGCGAGGACAGGATTATCTACATGTGTATATCAGACGat GATTTCCAACGATCGAGAGCATTCTTATTTCTGAACGAGATCAAGAGGAGATTCCAAGCTAGCTATGGGCCTGGTGCACAGGCTGCCCTGGCCTATGCCATGAACACGGAATTCTCCAGAGTATTGGCCAATGAAATG AGACACTACAGCGAATCAAAGGACATCGACACTCTATCAAAAGTACATGGTGAACTGGACGAATTAAAAGATATCATGGTGAGGAATATCGATAACATTGCAATGAGAGGAGAGCGATTGGAGTTGCTTGTTAATAAGACTGAAAATTTGACTGCCAGT TCTGTCACATTCAGAAAGACCAGCAGAAACTTGGCAAGATCTCttttctggaaaaatataaaaatctatGCAATTGTTGGTGCTGTTCTGATAGTGGGTGTCTACTTCATCGTATCCATGTTCTGCGGGGGGCTCGCCTGGCAAAAGTGCGTTGGGAACTGA
- the LOC135167283 gene encoding conserved oligomeric Golgi complex subunit 6, translating into MATMGDKNSNSSLVKRVNKLLESRPENDKDTLEALKELSTFFPENTLNNRRNLRSKIEKRGLAINEEFLSAFREVKSTLDDIHRDVLGMNNSIQSMTSRLQATKTQTLSLIDRTTKLQNESKKLSMQHEVATAFIRTFELSRNEISILHGQTREEPITEEFFAVINRLQTIHSSCRVLMQSGYQTLGLDVMQRMTLLQEAALERLYRWTQNQCRHIEHDHFAPLLIKGMCKLQDRPVLFKYIIDEYCTARRAVIVGAFIDALTLGSKTGGTPNPIEMRADDPTRYVGDMLAWLHQAIPVEKENILTLLKACDKTDISDQVKHALGNITEGLCHPLKSRIEHLLDFEAPATVLYSVMSLIRYYLGILSDIIPESVLVNTLSELLELSERSFNARLQKETRTALGDRAEPPGQDLVPAVSVSRLLGLLSDVLSVALIVTGDDREKDIQRIVSCIIDPLLQEVDETATRLPAVDMAVYLLNCLHQIHSTLSLYEYMDQRLERLQAQSDAQIDTLTSELASSLVANLNLGPIYTILQGKEHGPLSAIPGMDPVSVKEFTNKLESFLLMSDAFLLPQISLLQNSTHRSTALKRSFQVIGAIYKQLYDACYDPKNQYQNPAGLFVRTPEDLLDKLVSQ; encoded by the exons atGGCAACGATgggagataaaaattcaaactctTCACTCGTGAAACGAGTGAATAAACTTCTGGAGTCTCGGCCGGAAAATGACAAG gaCACACTGGAGGCTCTCAAGGAGCTCTCCACCTTCTTCCCCGAGAACACCCTGAATAACCGTAGAAATCTCCGCagtaaaatagaaaaacgAGGTCTAGCAATAAACGAAGAGTTCCTATCAGCCTTCAGGGAAGTGAAGTCCACCCTGGACGACATTCACCGGGATGTTCTTGGGATGAACAACTCAATTCAATCGATGACGAGTCGTTTGCAAGCCACGAAGACCCAGACCCTGAGCCTCATAGATCGCACCACGAAACTCCAGAATGAGAGTAAAAAGTTGTCGATGCAGCACGAAGTGGCGACAGCTTTCATAAGGACGTTTGAGCTCTCCAGGAATGAGATATCAATCCTGCACGGCCAGACGAGGGAAGAACCCATCACTGAGGAGTTCTTCGCGGTTATCAATCGTCTCCAGACGATCCACAGCAGCTGCAGAGTTCTCATGCAGTCGGGATATCAAACACTCGGACTCGACGTCATGCAGAGAATGACGTTGCTGCAGGAGGCTGCGCTGGAAAGATTGTACAGATGGACACAGAACCAGTGCAGGCACATTGAGCACGATCACTTCGCTCCTTTGTTGATAAAGGGAATGTGCAAGCTCCAGGACAGGCCTGTCCTGTTTAAATATATTATCGATGAGTACTGCACTGCCAGGAGGGCCGTCATTGTCGGAGCTTTCATCGATGCGTTGACCCTGGGGAGCAAAACCGGAGGGACGCCTAATCCCATTGAAATGAGGGCTGATGATCCCACGAGGTACGTGGGGGATATGCTAGCCTGGTTGCATCAGGCGATCCCAGTTGAAAAGGAGAATATTTTGACACTTTTGAAGGCATGTGATAAGACAGATATCTCAGATCAGGTGAAGCACGCCCTCGGTAACATCACCGAGGGTCTCTGCCATCCCCTGAAGTCCAGAATCGAGCATCTACTCGACTTCGAGGCACCTGCCACCGTGTTATATTCAGTCATGTCACTCATTCGATATTACCTAGGAATTTTATCGGATATCATTCCTGAGAGTGTCCTGGTGAACACATTGAGTGAACTCCTGGAGCTCAGTGAGAGGAGTTTCAATGCCAGATTGCAGAAGGAGACTCGTACGGCGCTTGGAGATCGTGCTGAACCGCCTGGTCAGGATCTTGTTCCAGCTGTGTCTGTTTCCAGACTTCTAGGACTTTTGAGTGATGTTCTGTCAGTTGCATTGATCGTCACTGGGGACGACAGGGAGAAGGACATTCAGAGGATTGTCTCGTGTATAATTGATCCATTACTTCAAGAAGTCGACGAGACGGCCACAAGGCTTCCAGCAGTGGACATGGCGGTCTACTTATTAAATTGTCTTCATCAGATTCATTCAACTTTGTCTCTCTATGAATATATGGACCAGAGACTCGAGAGACTTCAGGCCCAATCCGATGCACAAATAGACACCCTGACGTCTGAATTGGCGAGTTCGCTTGTGGCTAATCTCAACCTGGGGCCTATCTACACTATTCTCCAGGGGAAGGAGCACGGACCCCTCTCAGCAATTCCTGGAATGGATCCAGTTAGTGTGAAGGAGTTCACt aatAAATTGGAGTCTTTCCTTCTGATGTCTGATGCCTTCCTCCTTCCGCAAATAAGCCTCCTTCAAAACAGCACTCATCGGTCGACCGCTTTGAAGAGATCATTCCAAGTTATCGGGGCTATTTACAAACAACTTTACGATGCCTGTTATGATCCTAAAAATCAGTATCAAAATCCTGCTGGATTGTTCGTTAGAACACCAGAGGATCTGCTCGACAAACTTGTATCTCAATAA
- the LOC135167286 gene encoding USP6 N-terminal-like protein produces MLENIPSCRGMNEEELLKRSAAERDRIFSNYDRGREPGAQIDSWEDPGYEVYHTTDRYGFIHDKRLPRKHESNEIKMHHIEMERVKKWEKMTKHWDSPATKEKLRRRIYKGIPDRFRGQVWALLLGIQTLKQEHPGKYEEMLSLARQWSTEIRQIDADVARQYRDHIDYRERYSIKQRSMFYVLAAYSMYNMEVGYCQGMSVLAGLLLLYMDEEDAFWGLSVLLADKKYCMHGFYIDGFPKLNRFIEHHDKIMTKFLPKLKRKLDKYGCDSILYALKWFFVVFQERTPVSLGLRIWDVFLLDGDRILSAMAYTIMKLHKRYLLPLEGLDEFCNYLQIKLEKDFRYDDDTVISAMERNQEELKRAKLDYPGGPLAQELPRFPFGTFKEPSFTSKVGRRAEEFSEAQLVLRESVTQRRELAVTEETRNSPIPSGSDLGGSKFSFDPSIDDGTSPHGSRRSLADTSVTSTADLSVFSSATRSQALDNSLDTQSNMSVGSSGSGGLPTPRATPHQPSPDVVRIYVPYSPLSPNSFKEDLQRTLPRSLETNKIRIKIDPDETPIVDLKPFSLDSPDVELDLK; encoded by the exons ATGCTTGAGAATATACCATCCTGTCGTGGAATGAATGAAGAAGAGTTGTTGAAACGATCCGCTGCTGAGCGGGACAGAATTTTCAGTAATTACGATCGTGGGAGAGAGCCTGGTGCACAGATTGATTCATGGGAGGATCCTGGATATGAGGTTTATCATACAACTGACAGATATGGATTCATTCA TGATAAACGGTTACCACGTAAGCATGAATCGAACGAAATTAAAATGCACCATATCGAGATGGAGAGAGTCAAGAAATGGGAGAAAATGACAAAACACTGGGACAGCCCAGCGACTAAGGAGAAATTGAGGAGGAGAATTTACAAGGGTATACCTGACAGGTTCAGGGGTCAAGTTTGGGCTCTACTACTTGGCATTCAAACGTTGAAACAAGAACACCCTGGAAAATATGAAGAGATGCTTAGTCTTGCTAGACAGTGGTCCACTGAGATACGACAGATCGATGCTGATGTTGCCAGACAATACAGAGATCATATTGATTATAG GGAAAGATATAGCATCAAGCAGAGGTCAATGTTCTACGTATTGGCAGCCTACAGTATGTACAATATGGAAGTAGGTTATTGTCAAGGAATGTCTGTATTAGCAGGCCTGCTATTGCTCTATATGGACGAGGAGGATGCGTTCTGGGGACTCTCTGTGCTCCTTGCAGATAAGAAGTACTGCATGCATG GATTTTACATCGATGGATTTCCAAAGCTAAATCGTTTCATCGAACATCACGACAAAATAATGACGAAATTCCTTCCCAAATTAAAGCGAAAACTGGACAAGTATGGCTGTGACTCCATCCTGTATGCACTCAAGTGGTTTTTCGTTGTTTTCCAAGAGAGAACACCAGTCAGTCTTGGACTGAGAATTTGGGATGTTTTCCTGCTGGATGGGGATCGTATTTTATCCGCAATGGCGTACACAATAATGAAATTGCACAAACGCTATTTGCTACCGTTGGAGGGACTGGATGAATTTTGCAATTACCTTCAGATTAAATTGGAGAAGGATTTTCGGTATGATGATGATACTGTGATCAGTGCTATGGAAAGAAATCAGGAAGAACTCAAACGTGCTAAACTGGATTATCCTGGCGGGCCATTGGCTCAAGAATTACCACGATTTCCCTTCGGAACATTCAAAGAACCGTCTTTCACTAGcaag gtCGGCCGAAGAGCGGAAGAATTTTCCGAGGCTCAATTGGTACTTCGAGAATCAGTGACACAGCGAAGAGAGCTAGCAGTGACTGAGGAGACGCGCAACAGTCCAATCCCCAGTGGTAGTGACTTGGGGGGCAGTAAATTCTCTTTCGATCCAAGTATCGACGATGGTACTTCCCCCCACGGCTCACGCCGCTCTCTAGCCGACACTTCTGTCACTTCAACGGCAGATTTATCAGTTTTCAGTTCAGCGACACGATCGCAAGCACTCGACAATAGTTTGGATACTCAGAGCAATATGTCTGTTGGTTCATCGGGCAGTGGAGGGCTTCCAACCCCTCGTGCTACACCTCACCAACCCTCACCAGACGTGGTCAGAATTTACGTACCTTATTCACCGCTTTCGCCAAATTCATTCAAAGAGGATCTTCAGAGAACCCTTCCACGTTCACTCGAAACTAACAAAATCAGGATTAAAATTGATCCCGATGAAACTCCAATTGTAGATCTCAAGCCGTTCTCTCTCGATAGTCCAGATGTTGAACTCGatctgaaataa
- the LOC135167293 gene encoding ubiquitin carboxyl-terminal hydrolase isozyme L3: MALVPLESNPEVMTKFIHQLGVPDKFSLVDVYGLDGDLLAMVPRPVLALILLYPDCGKASAYTADLVTKIKDEGQEVSPNVFHMEQSVSNACGTVALVHAIANNQDRIDLDDGILKTFLEKAKDLSFSERGELLVNTASKIIDAHEQLAQEGQTQAPQEDAPVYHHFVAFVEKDGSLYELDGRKPFPINYGPTTKDDLLENATKVCGEYMARDPEEVRFTMIALVAD, translated from the exons ATGGCTCTAGTACCCCTAGAATCCAATCCCGAG GTTATGACCAAG tttatACATCAACTTGGAGTACCAGACAAATTCTCTTTGGTGGATGTTTATGGATTAGATGGAGATTTGCTGGCTATGGTCCCCAGACCAGTACTTGCTTTAATTCTACTGTATCCGGATTGTGGAAag GCTAGTGCATACACGGCAGACTTAGTAACCAAAATCAAGGACGAAGGTCAAGAAGTTTCTCCAAATGTTTTTCACATGGAGCAGTCTGTCTCCAACGCCTGTGGAACTGTTGCCCTAGTGCACGCAATTGCTAATAATCAAGATCG AATCGACCTTGATGATGGCATATTGAAAACATTCCTGGAGAAAGCTAAAGATCTGTCTTTCTCAGAGCGCGGGGAATTATTAGTAAATACTGCTAGTAAAATCATTGACGCTCATGAACAACTAGCCCAGGAAGGTCAGACCCAAGCTCCTCAGGAGGATGCCCCCGTTTATCATCATTTTGTAGCATTCGTTGAGAAGGATGGATCCTTGTACGAATTGG ATGGCAGAAAACCATTCCCAATCAATTATGGCCCAACAACGAAGGACGATTTACTCGAAAATGCCACCAAAGTCTGCGGAGAATACATGGCGAGAGATCCTGAGGAAGTTCGTTTCACCATGATCGCACTTGTCGCCGATTAA